Proteins encoded within one genomic window of Chlorobaculum sp. MV4-Y:
- the cas8c gene encoding type I-C CRISPR-associated protein Cas8c/Csd1 translates to MILQALYDYYQRKAADPESGIAPEGFEWKEIPFVIVIDRDGNFVSLEDTREGEGKKKKAKSYLLPKSVVRTGLNGWKNSFLFWDHYGYVLGHARSEHEKDQVMAEKQMSSFIEKLHSLPVDVKVDEGVLAVMRFYENGEYEKVKESDNWRECSKIVGCNMSFRLDGEVDLIPCRDAVRIYVESQIGESADDVAGLCLVTGKNAPIARIHSDTPINKDSKKFVSFQKNSGYDSYGKEQAFNAPISKSAEFAYTTALNMLLGKESKNKVQVGDATTVFWSQKQETFEEDFPVFFGYRKDDPDADVRAVKALYEGVYAGHAGMDSDTRFYVLGLAPNSARISVRFWHTGTIAEFAGNIRQHFDDLDIIRRQKDSGHFSMFWLLSAMGHEGKVDNVPPNLSGQIFQSVITGGLYPATMLQQAIRRIRATQDVTRVQASILKAYLNRFSRIYKTKEKEINVALDPTNNNPGYRLGRLFAVLEKIQEEASPGGLNATIRDRFYGAASSTPVTVFPQLLKLKNHHLSKLDNAGRRVNFERMLASVFEGIGNEMPSHLSMEDQARFAIGYYHQRQDFFKKKDSDNNNETKGESL, encoded by the coding sequence ATGATTCTGCAAGCACTGTACGACTATTACCAGCGAAAAGCTGCCGATCCGGAAAGCGGTATTGCTCCGGAAGGTTTTGAATGGAAGGAAATTCCATTCGTGATCGTGATTGATCGGGATGGGAATTTCGTATCGCTCGAAGATACGCGAGAAGGCGAGGGGAAAAAGAAAAAAGCGAAATCATATTTGTTGCCGAAGTCTGTTGTTCGCACTGGCCTTAACGGTTGGAAAAATAGCTTTTTGTTTTGGGATCATTACGGCTATGTGCTGGGACATGCACGAAGTGAACATGAAAAAGATCAGGTGATGGCTGAAAAACAGATGTCGAGTTTTATAGAAAAACTTCACTCATTACCTGTAGATGTCAAGGTCGATGAAGGTGTTCTGGCGGTCATGCGCTTTTACGAAAATGGCGAGTATGAAAAAGTTAAAGAGTCTGATAACTGGAGAGAATGTAGCAAAATAGTTGGTTGCAATATGAGCTTCAGGCTTGATGGCGAAGTCGATCTCATTCCATGCCGTGATGCGGTAAGAATTTATGTTGAGAGTCAGATTGGAGAGAGTGCTGATGATGTCGCCGGCCTTTGTCTTGTGACAGGAAAAAACGCTCCAATTGCCAGAATTCACAGTGATACTCCGATCAACAAGGATTCAAAGAAATTTGTCTCGTTTCAGAAAAATTCCGGCTATGATTCGTATGGAAAAGAGCAAGCTTTCAATGCACCGATAAGCAAATCAGCAGAGTTTGCCTATACGACAGCTCTCAACATGTTGCTTGGTAAAGAATCCAAAAATAAGGTTCAGGTCGGAGATGCGACGACCGTTTTTTGGTCCCAAAAGCAAGAAACTTTTGAAGAGGATTTTCCGGTCTTTTTCGGTTATCGAAAAGACGATCCAGATGCGGATGTCAGAGCTGTTAAAGCTCTTTATGAAGGGGTTTATGCCGGTCACGCAGGTATGGATTCAGATACGAGGTTTTATGTGCTTGGGCTTGCACCGAACTCGGCGCGTATTTCCGTTCGCTTCTGGCATACCGGCACGATTGCGGAATTTGCAGGGAATATCCGCCAGCATTTCGATGATCTCGACATCATCAGAAGGCAGAAAGATAGTGGCCATTTTTCGATGTTCTGGCTCCTGTCTGCAATGGGGCACGAAGGGAAGGTGGATAACGTTCCACCCAATCTTTCCGGACAGATTTTTCAATCGGTGATAACCGGTGGTTTGTATCCTGCAACGATGCTTCAGCAGGCAATCCGACGAATTCGCGCAACGCAGGATGTAACGAGGGTTCAGGCGAGTATTCTGAAAGCCTATCTCAACCGTTTTTCCAGAATTTATAAAACCAAAGAAAAGGAGATAAACGTGGCTCTTGATCCAACCAACAACAATCCGGGGTATCGGCTTGGACGGCTTTTTGCCGTTCTGGAAAAAATTCAGGAAGAGGCAAGTCCCGGCGGCCTTAATGCAACGATTCGTGATCGCTTTTACGGAGCAGCTTCATCGACGCCTGTGACCGTTTTTCCGCAATTGCTAAAGCTGAAAAATCATCATCTCTCAAAGCTTGACAACGCTGGTCGTCGCGTGAATTTCGAGCGGATGCTTGCCAGTGTTTTTGAGGGGATTGGCAATGAAATGCCTTCGCATCTTTCAATGGAAGATCAGGCCCGTTTTGCGATTGGTTATTACCACCAGCGCCAGGACTTTTTCAAAAAGAAAGATTCAGATAACAATAATGAAACCAAAGGAGAATCATTATGA
- the cas7c gene encoding type I-C CRISPR-associated protein Cas7/Csd2, with the protein MTTVDKRYDFVLLFDVQDGNPNGDPDAGNLPRIDAETGMGLVTDVCLKRKVRNFAQLSGQDIFIKEKAVLNNKIDEAYAELNIDLHEVPADPKDGKKRNKDGAAQGGEVEKGRVQMCATYYDIRTFGAVMSTGANAGQVRGPIQITFARSVEPVVALEHSITRMAVATEAEAEKQSGDNRTMGRKYTVPYGLYRAHGFVSANFARQTGFSEEDLELFWNALLNLFEHDRSAARGLMSTRGLYVFEHSSALGNAPASQLFERVTVKRKEDSEGPARSFKDYEVRVDESNLGEVKLLRKLG; encoded by the coding sequence ATGACTACTGTCGATAAACGCTATGATTTCGTTCTGCTTTTCGATGTTCAGGACGGAAACCCGAATGGCGATCCAGATGCAGGCAATCTTCCGCGAATCGATGCTGAAACCGGCATGGGTCTGGTGACCGATGTTTGTTTGAAACGTAAGGTTCGCAACTTCGCGCAGTTGTCAGGGCAGGATATTTTCATCAAGGAAAAAGCGGTTCTGAATAACAAGATTGATGAAGCTTATGCGGAGTTGAACATCGATCTTCATGAGGTTCCAGCCGATCCGAAAGATGGCAAGAAAAGGAATAAAGACGGAGCTGCCCAAGGTGGAGAGGTTGAGAAAGGCCGTGTTCAAATGTGTGCAACATATTACGACATAAGGACTTTCGGAGCCGTGATGTCAACCGGAGCAAATGCCGGCCAGGTACGCGGCCCGATTCAGATAACCTTTGCTCGCTCGGTCGAGCCTGTCGTGGCGTTGGAGCATAGTATTACGCGAATGGCCGTAGCGACCGAAGCGGAAGCGGAAAAACAGAGCGGCGACAACCGGACGATGGGCCGAAAATACACCGTTCCGTATGGCCTGTATCGCGCTCATGGTTTCGTGTCAGCGAATTTTGCCCGGCAAACGGGCTTTTCCGAGGAAGACCTTGAGCTTTTCTGGAATGCTCTCTTGAACCTGTTTGAGCATGACCGTTCGGCGGCTCGTGGTTTGATGTCCACGCGCGGGCTGTATGTTTTCGAGCACAGTTCGGCTTTGGGGAATGCTCCGGCAAGCCAGCTTTTCGAGCGAGTCACGGTGAAGCGCAAAGAGGATTCCGAAGGCCCGGCGCGTTCGTTTAAAGATTACGAAGTGCGGGTCGATGAGTCGAATCTTGGCGAGGTGAAACTCTTGCGAAAACTCGGATAA
- the cas5c gene encoding type I-C CRISPR-associated protein Cas5c: MEHWNKPFCVEVKGDYACFTRPEMKVERVSYDVITPSAARGIFEAIFWKPAIRWRICKIEVLNPIKWISVRRNEVGQTASERSRGIYIEDSRQQRAGLFLRDVAYRLHAELEFIPLSKRANVKRPVPEALQDGWETEELRKDENPGKYNAMFERRARKGQCFNQPYLGCREFSCEFRMVDDMANEPEPISETRDLGFMLYDLDFEKSLKEPPPAFFRASLENGVIKVPAWDSEEVKK; encoded by the coding sequence ATGGAGCATTGGAATAAACCATTCTGCGTCGAAGTCAAGGGCGATTATGCCTGCTTCACCCGGCCCGAAATGAAGGTCGAACGGGTGAGCTACGACGTCATCACGCCATCGGCGGCGCGGGGCATTTTCGAGGCGATTTTCTGGAAACCGGCCATTCGCTGGCGGATTTGCAAGATCGAGGTACTGAATCCGATCAAGTGGATTTCGGTGCGGCGGAATGAAGTCGGCCAAACGGCAAGCGAGCGAAGTCGAGGGATTTATATCGAGGATTCGCGTCAGCAGAGAGCGGGCTTGTTTCTGCGGGATGTGGCCTACCGGCTGCACGCCGAGCTTGAATTCATTCCTCTGTCGAAACGTGCGAACGTGAAGCGCCCGGTGCCGGAAGCGTTGCAGGATGGCTGGGAAACCGAAGAGCTGCGCAAAGATGAAAATCCGGGAAAGTACAACGCCATGTTCGAGCGCCGGGCGCGGAAAGGGCAGTGCTTCAACCAGCCCTACCTCGGATGCCGCGAGTTCAGTTGCGAGTTCAGGATGGTCGATGATATGGCAAACGAACCGGAGCCGATCAGTGAAACGCGCGATCTGGGATTCATGCTTTACGACCTCGATTTTGAAAAGAGCTTGAAAGAACCTCCTCCAGCCTTTTTCCGGGCATCTCTTGAAAACGGGGTAATCAAGGTTCCGGCATGGGACAGCGAGGAGGTGAAAAAATGA
- the cas1c gene encoding type I-C CRISPR-associated endonuclease Cas1c, with the protein MKKHLNTLFVTTQGAYLSKEGECVVISIDRVEKTRIPLHMLNGVLCFGQVSCSPFLLGHCAELGITVTFLTEHGRFLCQMQGPVRGNILLRRAQYRMADNYYQTAILARLFVIGKIGNARVTLSRVLRDHPGKTDEERLKKTHHLLAGCVRRLQEATDHELIRGIEGEAARAYFSVFDECITHHDPAFRFNGRNRRPPLDRVNCMLSFVYTLMTHDIRSALESCGLDPAAGFLHKDRPGRPSLALDMLEEFRSYIGDRLVLTLINRGQVQPKDFETSETGAVIMKDDTRKTLITAYQQRKQEEIEHPFVGEKMAVGLLWHMQAMLLARYIRGDIDTYPPFVWR; encoded by the coding sequence TTGAAGAAACATCTCAATACCTTATTCGTGACGACGCAGGGCGCTTATCTCTCCAAAGAGGGGGAGTGCGTCGTCATTTCGATTGACCGTGTCGAAAAAACCCGTATTCCGTTGCACATGCTGAACGGAGTTCTCTGTTTCGGGCAGGTCTCGTGTAGCCCGTTCCTGCTTGGGCATTGTGCGGAGCTTGGTATTACCGTCACTTTTCTGACCGAGCACGGGCGATTTCTCTGCCAGATGCAGGGGCCGGTGAGAGGGAACATTTTACTGCGCAGGGCACAGTACCGGATGGCTGATAACTATTACCAGACGGCGATTCTGGCCCGTTTATTTGTCATCGGTAAAATAGGAAACGCAAGGGTGACGCTGTCGAGGGTGTTACGCGATCATCCCGGAAAAACGGATGAGGAGCGGTTGAAAAAGACTCATCATCTGCTTGCCGGATGTGTCCGGCGATTGCAGGAGGCTACGGATCACGAATTGATCAGAGGGATTGAAGGGGAGGCGGCAAGAGCCTATTTCAGTGTTTTCGATGAGTGCATTACCCATCACGATCCAGCTTTCAGGTTCAATGGCCGTAACCGGCGGCCGCCGCTTGACCGGGTCAACTGCATGCTCTCCTTCGTCTATACGCTGATGACGCATGATATTCGTTCAGCGCTTGAGTCTTGCGGGCTCGATCCAGCGGCGGGCTTTCTCCACAAAGACCGTCCGGGAAGGCCAAGCCTGGCCCTCGATATGCTTGAAGAGTTCCGTTCTTATATCGGCGACCGGCTGGTGCTGACACTGATTAATCGAGGGCAGGTGCAGCCAAAAGATTTCGAGACTTCAGAAACAGGGGCGGTGATCATGAAAGATGATACTCGAAAAACGTTGATTACAGCCTATCAGCAAAGAAAGCAGGAAGAGATCGAACATCCGTTTGTTGGGGAAAAAATGGCCGTCGGATTGCTCTGGCACATGCAGGCCATGCTGCTCGCCCGGTACATCAGGGGAGATATCGACACTTATCCACCATTTGTCTGGAGATAG
- the cas2 gene encoding CRISPR-associated endonuclease Cas2, with product MMVLVAYDVNTETAAGRRRLRRIAKTCQNYGQRVQFSVFECHVDPAQWVKLRAKLLNEMDPKLDSLRFYFLGSNWQGRVEHEGAKEPRDLEGTLIL from the coding sequence ATGATGGTTCTCGTTGCCTATGATGTCAACACCGAAACGGCTGCCGGTCGAAGGCGGTTGCGCAGAATAGCCAAGACCTGCCAGAATTACGGGCAGCGTGTCCAGTTTTCTGTATTCGAATGCCACGTCGATCCGGCCCAGTGGGTTAAATTGAGGGCGAAACTGCTCAATGAGATGGATCCGAAACTCGATAGCTTGCGGTTTTACTTTCTCGGCTCGAACTGGCAGGGCAGGGTAGAGCACGAAGGCGCAAAAGAGCCTCGTGATCTCGAAGGAACGCTGATTTTGTAA
- the cas4 gene encoding CRISPR-associated protein Cas4, translating into MYPESDFIALSALQHYVFCPRQCALIHLEQVWSENQFTAEGREMHERADSGVSSYREGVKVTRSVALRSLALGVSGVADVVEWHRRQDGFEPFPVEYKRGKPKKHDADKVQLCAQAMCLEEMRSCTILTGALFYGQTMHRLDVVFDEPLRAKTVAAAAGVHELFASGVMPQPEFGPKCKQCSLVDECMPEVLERQGAAKRYVEKLYRELSEEEI; encoded by the coding sequence ATGTACCCCGAATCCGATTTCATAGCGCTATCCGCGTTGCAGCATTATGTTTTTTGTCCGCGGCAGTGTGCGTTGATTCATCTCGAACAGGTCTGGAGCGAGAATCAGTTCACTGCCGAGGGACGGGAGATGCATGAGCGGGCGGACAGCGGAGTTTCATCCTACCGTGAGGGCGTGAAGGTTACACGCAGCGTGGCGTTGCGGAGTTTGGCGCTTGGCGTCTCCGGTGTTGCGGACGTTGTGGAGTGGCATCGGCGGCAGGATGGCTTTGAGCCGTTTCCTGTCGAGTACAAACGCGGCAAGCCGAAAAAGCACGATGCCGACAAGGTTCAGCTTTGCGCACAGGCGATGTGCCTCGAAGAGATGCGCTCCTGCACCATCCTGACCGGTGCGTTGTTTTACGGTCAGACAATGCACCGGCTCGATGTGGTTTTCGATGAGCCGTTACGCGCCAAGACCGTTGCAGCGGCAGCGGGAGTTCATGAGCTGTTTGCGTCGGGCGTGATGCCGCAGCCGGAATTCGGTCCGAAATGTAAACAGTGTTCACTTGTCGATGAATGTATGCCCGAAGTGCTCGAACGGCAAGGTGCGGCCAAGCGATATGTCGAGAAGTTATACCGTGAATTGTCGGAGGAGGAAATTTGA